One stretch of Aythya fuligula isolate bAytFul2 chromosome 24, bAytFul2.pri, whole genome shotgun sequence DNA includes these proteins:
- the RPL23 gene encoding 60S ribosomal protein L23 — MSKRGRGGSSGAKFRISLGLPVGAVINCADNTGAKNLYIISVKGIKGRLNRLPAAGVGDMVMATVKKGKPELRKKVHPAVVIRQRKSYRRKDGVFLYFEDNAGVIVNNKGEMKGSAITGPVAKECADLWPRIASNAGSIA; from the exons ATGTCGAAGCGAG GACGCGGAGGTTCCTCCGGAGCCAAGTTCCGCATCTCCCTCGGTCTGCCCGTGGGCGCCGTCATCAACTGCGCGGACAACACGG GCGCCAAGAACCTGTACATCATCTCCGTGAAGGGCATCAAGGGGCGCCTGAACAGGCTGCCGGCTGCTGGTGTGGGTGACATGGTCATGGCGACCGTCAAGAAGGGCAAGCCAGAGCTGAGGAAGAAGG tGCACCCAGCAGTGGTCATTCGGCAGCGGAAATCCTACCGGAGGAAAGACGGCGTGTTCCTGTACTTCGAGGACAACGCAGGAGTGATCGTCAACAATAAAGGGGAGATGAAAG GTTCTGCAATCACAGGCCCCGTGGCTAAGGAGTGCGCGGATCTGTGGCCCAGGATAGCCTCCAACGCAGGGAGCATTGCGTGA
- the LASP1 gene encoding LIM and SH3 domain protein 1 isoform X1 — translation MNPNCARCGKIVYPTEKVNCLDKFWHKACFHCEICKMTLNMKNYKGYEKKPYCNAHYPKQSFTMVADTPENLRLKQQSELQSQIRYKEEFEKNKGKGFSVVADTPELQRIKKTQDQISNIKYHEEFERSRMGPSPSEGAEMERRNSQESTNYRRPAEQQQQPSHHVQPSNPVYQQQQQQQQLSSQSYGYKEPAAPASTQRNAPSGGGKRFRAVYDYNAADEDEVSFQDGDTIINVQQIDDGWMYGTVERTGDTGMLPANYVEAI, via the exons ATGAACCCCAACTGCGCCCGCTGCGGGAAGATCGTGTACCCCACCGAGAAGGTCAACTGCCTCGACAAg TTCTGGCATAAAGCATGTTTCCACTGCGAGATCTGCAAGATGACCCTAAACATGAAAAACTACAAGGGCTACGAGAAGAAGCCGTATTGCAACGC ACACTACCCGAAGCAGTCCTTCACCATGGTGGCAGACACTCCCGAGAACCTGCGCCTGAAGCAGCAGAGCGAGCTGCAGAGCCAG ATTCGCTACAAGGAGGAGTTTGAGAAGAACAAGGGAAAAGGCTTCAGCGTGGTGGCTGACACCCCGGAGCTGCAGAGAATCAAAAAGACTCAGGATCAGATCAGCAAC ATAAAGTACCACGAAGAGTTTGAGAGGAGCAGGAtgggccccagccccagcgagGGTGCCGAGATGGAGCGCAGGAACTCCCAGGAAAGCACCAATTACCGCAGACccgcagagcagcagcagcagccgtcTCATCACGTCCAGCCCAGCAACCCAG tttaccagcagcagcagcagcagcagcagctgtcgTCTCAGTCCTACGGCTACAAGGAGCCCGCGGCACCAGCCTCCACGCAGCGCAACGCTCCTTCTGGAGGGGGG AAGCGTTTCCGCGCCGTCTACGACTACAACGCGGCCGACGAAGACGAGGTCTCCTTCCAGGACGGCGACACCATCATCAACGTGCAGCAGATCGACGACGGGTGGATGTACGGCACGGTGGAGCGCACGGGCGACACGGGCATGCTCCCCGCCAACTACGTGGAGGCCATCTGA
- the LASP1 gene encoding LIM and SH3 domain protein 1 isoform X2, whose amino-acid sequence MFPLRDLQDDPKHEKLQGLREEAVLQRIRYKEEFEKNKGKGFSVVADTPELQRIKKTQDQISNIKYHEEFERSRMGPSPSEGAEMERRNSQESTNYRRPAEQQQQPSHHVQPSNPVYQQQQQQQQLSSQSYGYKEPAAPASTQRNAPSGGGKRFRAVYDYNAADEDEVSFQDGDTIINVQQIDDGWMYGTVERTGDTGMLPANYVEAI is encoded by the exons ATGTTTCCACTGCGAGATCTGCAAGATGACCCTAAACATGAAAAACTACAAGGGCTACGAGAAGAAGCCGTATTGCAACGC ATTCGCTACAAGGAGGAGTTTGAGAAGAACAAGGGAAAAGGCTTCAGCGTGGTGGCTGACACCCCGGAGCTGCAGAGAATCAAAAAGACTCAGGATCAGATCAGCAAC ATAAAGTACCACGAAGAGTTTGAGAGGAGCAGGAtgggccccagccccagcgagGGTGCCGAGATGGAGCGCAGGAACTCCCAGGAAAGCACCAATTACCGCAGACccgcagagcagcagcagcagccgtcTCATCACGTCCAGCCCAGCAACCCAG tttaccagcagcagcagcagcagcagcagctgtcgTCTCAGTCCTACGGCTACAAGGAGCCCGCGGCACCAGCCTCCACGCAGCGCAACGCTCCTTCTGGAGGGGGG AAGCGTTTCCGCGCCGTCTACGACTACAACGCGGCCGACGAAGACGAGGTCTCCTTCCAGGACGGCGACACCATCATCAACGTGCAGCAGATCGACGACGGGTGGATGTACGGCACGGTGGAGCGCACGGGCGACACGGGCATGCTCCCCGCCAACTACGTGGAGGCCATCTGA